From uncultured Fusobacterium sp., the proteins below share one genomic window:
- the rplT gene encoding 50S ribosomal protein L20, with protein MRVKTGIVRRRKHKKVLRAAKGFRGASGDVIKQAKQATMRAAAYSTRDRKVTKRRMRSLWIIRINTAARLNGLTYSTLMNGLKKAGIVLDRKVLADIALNNAAEFAKLAETAKNAL; from the coding sequence ATGAGAGTTAAGACTGGAATAGTTAGAAGAAGAAAACATAAAAAAGTTTTAAGAGCAGCAAAAGGATTCAGAGGTGCATCTGGTGACGTTATAAAACAAGCTAAACAAGCTACAATGAGAGCAGCAGCTTATTCAACAAGAGATAGAAAAGTAACTAAGAGAAGAATGAGATCTCTATGGATCATCAGAATCAATACAGCAGCTAGATTAAATGGATTAACATATTCAACTTTAATGAACGGATTAAAGAAAGCTGGAATCGTATTAGATAGAAAAGTTTTAGCAGATATCGCTTTAAACAATGCAGCTGAATTTGCAAAATTAGCTGAAACTGCAAAAAACGCATTATAA
- the queD gene encoding 6-carboxytetrahydropterin synthase QueD → MYTLISEASFDSAHFLAQYEGKCRNIHGHRWTIKVEIYGEDLQENGSCRGMLVDFGDLKKYLKELADYYDHALIIEKDSMRKLTLNALKEDGFRIIEVEFRPTAENFAKYFYNYFKDKGFLVKNIFVYETLNNCATYSEMI, encoded by the coding sequence ATGTATACATTAATAAGTGAAGCAAGTTTTGATAGTGCACATTTTTTAGCTCAGTATGAGGGAAAATGTAGAAATATTCATGGACATCGTTGGACTATAAAAGTAGAAATTTATGGAGAAGATCTTCAAGAGAATGGAAGCTGTAGAGGAATGTTAGTAGATTTTGGAGATTTGAAAAAATATTTAAAAGAATTAGCAGATTATTATGATCATGCTCTTATTATTGAGAAAGATAGTATGAGAAAGCTTACTTTAAATGCTTTAAAAGAGGATGGATTTAGAATAATTGAAGTAGAATTTAGACCCACTGCTGAAAATTTTGCTAAATATTTTTATAATTATTTTAAAGATAAAGGATTTTTAGTAAAAAATATATTTGTATATGAAACTCTAAATAATTGTGCTACATATAGTGAGATGATATAG
- the queE gene encoding putative 7-carboxy-7-deazaguanine synthase QueE: MFNYKVVEIFESINGEGKKAGQLALFIRFQKCNLNCSYCDTKWANSDTSLYTLMSLEELYNKVIESGIKNITITGGEPLLQENIEEFLKKLGKNLELKIEIETNGSVNLKRFNEIENPPSFTMDYKLPSSNMEKYMDLDNFQYLTKKDTVKFVAGDIGDLEKAREIIEKYSLVEKCAVYISPVFGKIELSSIVDFMKKYKMNGVNMQLQIHKIIWDPEAKGV, encoded by the coding sequence ATGTTTAATTATAAAGTTGTAGAAATTTTTGAAAGTATCAATGGAGAGGGAAAAAAGGCAGGGCAATTGGCACTGTTTATAAGATTTCAAAAATGTAACTTAAATTGTAGTTACTGTGACACTAAATGGGCTAATAGTGATACTTCACTATATACTCTTATGAGTTTAGAGGAACTATATAATAAAGTTATAGAGAGTGGAATAAAAAATATAACTATTACAGGGGGAGAACCTCTATTGCAAGAAAATATTGAAGAGTTTTTAAAAAAGTTAGGAAAAAATTTAGAATTAAAAATTGAGATAGAAACAAATGGAAGTGTAAATTTAAAAAGATTTAATGAGATAGAAAATCCACCATCTTTTACAATGGATTATAAACTTCCTAGTAGTAATATGGAAAAATATATGGATCTTGATAATTTTCAATATTTAACTAAGAAAGACACAGTAAAATTTGTAGCTGGAGATATTGGTGATTTGGAAAAGGCTAGAGAGATTATTGAAAAATACTCTCTTGTGGAAAAATGTGCTGTATATATAAGCCCAGTATTTGGAAAAATAGAGCTTTCATCAATAGTAGATTTTATGAAAAAATACAAGATGAATGGAGTAAATATGCAACTTCAAATACATAAAATAATCTGGGATCCAGAAGCAAAAGGGGTGTAA
- the folE gene encoding GTP cyclohydrolase I FolE: protein MDIEAIKHHIKGLLIALGEDPEREGLKETPTRVAKMYEEIFEGINYSNDEIAKMFNKTFEEDILTDNDNIVVVRDIDVFSCCEHHLALMYDMSVTVAYLPKGKVIGLSKIARICDMVSKRLQLQERIGKDIAYIMKKVTGSEDIAILIKGKHSCMTMRGIKKNNSITETAIFEGKFKDNFMLQNKLYNRI, encoded by the coding sequence ATGGATATAGAAGCAATTAAACACCATATAAAAGGCTTACTTATAGCTCTAGGAGAGGATCCAGAAAGAGAGGGATTAAAGGAAACTCCAACTAGAGTAGCTAAGATGTATGAGGAGATATTTGAAGGGATAAATTATAGTAATGATGAGATAGCCAAGATGTTTAATAAAACTTTTGAAGAGGATATATTAACTGATAATGATAATATTGTAGTAGTTAGAGATATAGATGTTTTTAGCTGTTGTGAACATCATTTAGCCTTGATGTATGATATGAGTGTAACTGTAGCCTATTTACCTAAAGGAAAGGTAATAGGACTAAGTAAGATAGCTAGAATATGTGATATGGTAAGCAAAAGATTACAACTTCAAGAGAGAATAGGAAAAGATATAGCTTATATAATGAAGAAAGTAACAGGCTCTGAAGATATAGCAATTTTAATAAAGGGAAAACATAGTTGCATGACAATGAGGGGAATAAAGAAAAATAATAGTATTACAGAAACTGCAATATTTGAAGGGAAATTCAAAGATAATTTTATGTTACAAAATAAGTTATACAATAGAATATAG
- the queC gene encoding 7-cyano-7-deazaguanine synthase QueC, whose product MRALVLLSGGIDSTTCLAMAIDRYGKENVVALSALYGQKHTKELKAARDIANYYNIELIEIDLVKIFAYSNCSLLSHSKEEIPHSSYAEQLEETKGETVSTYVPFRNGLFLSTAASIALSKDCELILYGAHSDDAAGSAYPDCSKEFNDAINLAIYEGSGKKLKVEAPFVNLHKKDIVKKGLELKVPYELTWSCYEGKEYSCGECGTCIDREKAFELNGAVDPLVKIREGR is encoded by the coding sequence ATGAGAGCTTTAGTTTTATTAAGTGGAGGAATAGATAGTACTACATGTTTAGCTATGGCAATAGATAGATATGGAAAGGAAAATGTTGTTGCTTTAAGTGCTTTATATGGGCAAAAACATACTAAAGAGTTAAAAGCAGCTAGAGATATAGCTAATTACTATAATATTGAACTTATAGAGATTGATTTAGTAAAAATATTTGCATATAGTAACTGTTCTTTACTTTCTCATTCTAAAGAGGAGATTCCACATAGTAGTTATGCTGAGCAATTAGAAGAGACAAAAGGGGAAACAGTTTCTACATATGTTCCTTTTAGAAATGGATTATTTTTATCCACAGCAGCAAGTATAGCACTTTCAAAAGATTGTGAATTAATATTATATGGAGCTCACAGTGATGATGCAGCAGGAAGTGCATACCCAGATTGTAGTAAGGAATTTAATGATGCTATAAATTTAGCTATATATGAAGGAAGTGGAAAGAAATTAAAAGTTGAGGCTCCTTTTGTAAATCTTCATAAAAAGGATATAGTAAAAAAAGGGCTTGAATTAAAAGTACCATATGAATTAACTTGGAGTTGTTATGAGGGAAAAGAGTATTCATGTGGTGAGTGTGGAACTTGTATAGATAGAGAGAAAGCTTTTGAATTAAATGGTGCAGTAGATCCGTTAGTAAAAATAAGAGAGGGAAGATAG
- the queF gene encoding preQ(1) synthase has protein sequence MRELDNLTLLGNQGVKYPQDYAPELLETFDNKHPENDYFVKFNCPEFTSLCPITGQPDFANIVISYVPNIKMVESKSLKLYLFSFRNHGDFHEDCINIIMKDLIKLMDPKYIEVWGKFTPRGGISIDPYCNYGKKGTKWEEVAFNRMANHDLYPEKVDNR, from the coding sequence ATGAGAGAATTAGATAATTTAACACTTTTAGGAAATCAAGGAGTAAAATATCCACAAGATTATGCTCCAGAACTTTTAGAAACATTTGATAATAAGCATCCAGAAAATGATTATTTTGTAAAATTTAACTGTCCAGAGTTTACAAGTTTATGCCCAATCACAGGGCAACCAGATTTTGCAAATATAGTTATATCTTATGTACCAAATATTAAAATGGTAGAAAGTAAATCTTTAAAACTATATCTTTTTAGCTTTAGAAATCATGGAGATTTTCATGAAGATTGTATCAATATAATAATGAAAGATCTTATAAAATTAATGGATCCTAAATATATAGAAGTTTGGGGAAAATTTACTCCAAGAGGAGGAATTTCAATTGATCCATATTGTAACTATGGAAAAAAAGGAACTAAGTGGGAAGAAGTAGCTTTTAATCGTATGGCTAACCATGATTTATATCCTGAAAAAGTAGATAATAGATAA
- a CDS encoding 3'-5' exonuclease, producing the protein MKILFIDTETGGLSQNSALIQLSGIVQIDKTEAEVFNFYVKPFPNSEVTDEALAIQNRTREEVETFEDEEIVFQKFIAILDKYIDKYDKNDKFILAGYNVNFDKEVLNRFFRRNKNNFFFSYVQGAVLDPLYMITPLQLLNKIPVLDNNKLETWCEYFNISLDAHDSLEDIKATKKLARELMRLMIKK; encoded by the coding sequence ATGAAAATTCTTTTTATAGATACAGAAACTGGTGGTTTATCACAAAACTCTGCTCTTATTCAACTTTCAGGAATAGTTCAAATTGATAAAACTGAGGCTGAGGTTTTTAATTTCTATGTTAAACCTTTCCCAAATTCTGAAGTTACAGATGAGGCATTGGCTATTCAAAACAGGACTAGAGAAGAAGTTGAAACTTTTGAAGATGAAGAGATTGTTTTTCAAAAATTTATAGCTATCTTAGATAAATATATTGATAAGTATGATAAAAATGATAAATTTATATTAGCTGGATACAATGTAAATTTTGATAAAGAGGTTTTAAATAGATTTTTTAGAAGAAACAAAAATAATTTTTTCTTTAGCTATGTTCAAGGAGCAGTTTTAGATCCTTTATATATGATCACTCCTTTACAACTTTTAAATAAAATCCCTGTGTTAGATAATAATAAATTAGAAACTTGGTGTGAATATTTTAATATCTCTTTAGATGCTCATGATTCTTTAGAAGATATCAAAGCCACAAAAAAATTAGCAAGAGAGCTAATGCGTTTAATGATAAAAAAATAG
- the sstT gene encoding serine/threonine transporter SstT — protein MKNLYESWIKISLIKRIIMGLIVGIILVLIAPEKASGITILGDLFVGALKAIAPILVFVLVMAAVLQHKKGQKSNMKLIIFLYLLGTFLAASVAVVGSFLFPVDLILKAGESNIAPPENIAGVLKTLFMNLVENPVKALLQGNYIGILFWSALFGFFLRESSENTKKIVLDVSDVILKTVKTIIEFAPFGIMGLIFNSLRTSGFASLLIYGKLILLLLGCMGFVTFVINPIVTYFYIRQNPYPLIMRCLKDSGLTAFFTRSSAANIPVNMNLCESLGLDKEVYSVSIPLGATINMGGAAITISIFALSAAHTLNIHVDIFSALLLSVLSAISACGASGVAGGSLLLVPLACSLFGIPNDIAMQVVGVGFIIGVIQDSCETALNSSTDVLFTCVAEFANWRKEGKAIIVERA, from the coding sequence ATGAAAAATTTATATGAAAGTTGGATAAAAATAAGTCTTATCAAAAGAATTATAATGGGACTTATTGTTGGAATTATATTAGTCTTAATTGCACCTGAAAAAGCAAGTGGTATTACAATATTAGGAGATCTTTTTGTTGGAGCTTTAAAAGCAATTGCTCCCATATTAGTTTTTGTTCTAGTTATGGCAGCAGTTCTACAACATAAAAAAGGACAAAAATCAAATATGAAATTAATCATATTTTTATATCTTTTAGGAACTTTCCTTGCAGCTAGTGTAGCTGTTGTTGGATCTTTCCTTTTCCCAGTAGATCTTATTTTAAAAGCTGGAGAAAGTAATATCGCTCCTCCTGAAAATATTGCTGGAGTATTAAAAACTTTATTTATGAACCTTGTTGAAAACCCAGTAAAAGCTCTTTTACAAGGTAACTATATTGGAATCTTATTTTGGAGTGCATTATTTGGATTCTTTTTAAGAGAAAGTTCTGAAAATACTAAAAAAATAGTTTTAGATGTTTCAGATGTTATTTTAAAAACTGTTAAAACTATTATAGAATTTGCTCCATTTGGAATAATGGGATTGATTTTTAACTCACTACGTACTAGTGGTTTTGCAAGTTTACTTATCTATGGAAAATTAATTTTACTTCTTTTAGGTTGTATGGGATTTGTTACTTTCGTTATCAACCCAATAGTTACTTACTTCTATATTAGACAAAATCCTTATCCTCTAATTATGAGATGTCTTAAAGATAGTGGACTTACTGCTTTTTTTACTAGAAGTTCAGCTGCTAATATTCCAGTAAATATGAATCTATGTGAAAGTTTAGGACTTGATAAAGAAGTTTACTCTGTTTCAATTCCATTAGGAGCTACAATTAATATGGGTGGAGCTGCTATCACTATTTCAATATTTGCTCTTAGTGCTGCTCACACTTTAAATATCCATGTTGATATTTTCTCTGCTCTTTTACTTAGTGTTCTATCAGCAATTAGTGCTTGTGGAGCATCTGGAGTTGCTGGTGGATCTCTACTTCTTGTCCCTCTAGCTTGTAGCTTATTTGGTATCCCTAATGATATAGCTATGCAAGTAGTTGGAGTTGGATTTATTATTGGAGTTATTCAAGATTCTTGCGAAACTGCTTTAAACTCATCTACTGACGTTTTATTTACTTGTGTTGCTGAGTTTGCTAACTGGAGAAAAGAGGGTAAAGCAATTATTGTAGAAAGAGCTTAA
- the eutS gene encoding BMC domain-containing protein → MEEKNRVIQEYVPGKQVTLAHLIAHPNRELCKKVGLNSEVTKAIGILTLTPGETAIIAGDVATKAGNIEIGFLDRFTGTLVINGDVSSVENSLKSVLSFLENTLQFSVSKFTRS, encoded by the coding sequence ATGGAAGAAAAAAATAGAGTAATACAGGAATATGTTCCCGGGAAACAAGTCACACTTGCACACTTAATTGCTCATCCAAATAGAGAACTATGTAAAAAAGTTGGATTAAATTCTGAAGTGACAAAAGCAATAGGAATTTTAACATTAACACCTGGAGAAACAGCTATAATAGCTGGGGATGTAGCAACAAAAGCTGGAAATATAGAGATAGGATTTTTAGATAGATTTACAGGAACATTAGTTATTAATGGAGATGTTTCTAGTGTAGAAAATTCATTAAAAAGTGTATTAAGTTTTTTAGAAAATACTCTTCAATTTTCAGTATCTAAATTTACAAGGTCTTGA
- a CDS encoding EutP/PduV family microcompartment system protein, which yields MKVMLLGKIGCGKTTLTQRLNEQDVVYAKTQAVSYENNIIDTPGEYIENKFFFRALLVTAAEAEKIIFVQSADEETNFFPPNFKSMFLGKDVIGVITKIDKVSDYSRAEEILRESGVEEIFYISKIDNEGLEKLKERLKV from the coding sequence ATGAAAGTTATGTTATTAGGAAAAATAGGATGTGGTAAGACTACATTGACACAGAGATTAAATGAGCAAGATGTCGTTTATGCAAAAACACAAGCAGTTTCTTATGAAAATAATATAATTGATACTCCAGGGGAATATATTGAAAATAAATTCTTTTTTAGAGCTCTACTAGTAACAGCAGCAGAGGCAGAGAAAATTATATTTGTTCAAAGTGCAGATGAAGAAACAAATTTTTTTCCTCCTAATTTTAAATCAATGTTTTTAGGAAAAGATGTAATAGGAGTAATTACTAAGATAGATAAAGTTAGTGATTATAGTAGAGCTGAGGAGATATTAAGAGAATCTGGAGTGGAGGAAATATTTTATATTTCAAAAATAGATAATGAAGGATTGGAAAAGTTAAAAGAGAGATTAAAAGTTTAA